In Diadema setosum chromosome 7, eeDiaSeto1, whole genome shotgun sequence, the DNA window GTAAAGGTAGTaccaatagtagtagtagtacgagtagtagtagtagcagtagtagcagtaatagaagtagtagtagttatagtggcagtagcagtagtagtcgcagtagtagtagttgtagcatttgtagtagaagtagtagtagtagaccTAGTAATAATGGGAACGGTGACacaacgtgttttttttttttgtttttttttgtttcatccacgacAGTAACTCTCGCAATAATGTTAGCGGTTATACAGTagcattagtagtagtagtagtagtagtggtggtagtagtacactgtagtattagtagtagtattagtagtagtactagtagtagtagtagtagtagtagtagtagtagtagtagaagtagtagtagtagtaggagtagtagtagtagtagtagtagtagtagtagtagtggcagCAGTGGTGACGGAAGTATCAGTGGCACAGTAGTATTAATAGTTCAGTGAAGCTGACGTTAATAGTCGAGTAGAAGCAGGAGAAGAACaaggaaaagatgaagaagaagaagaaaagcgaCATTTGCGGAAGTAGTTCTTTCTTTGCATTATCAACAGCCAGATGACGACACGCCCttttaacaagaaaaaaaaaggacgaaaTACTGGTTCAGCTATGACcccaaaaatatgcaaatatacGAAATcaaccgaaaatgaaataattgatgaaCAATAAAAGTATTTACAGGTATGAATTTACAGGTAATATTATATGATTTGTCGTATGGAACAGAAGTTGCACAGTTAGGACGAATATCGATTTTCAGATCACTTTCTCCTTTTCGCATTAGCATAACGTTCGGCAGGTGCACACGCTAGCCGTTCTCAGAATATGCAATAATGCCAAGAAAATCGACCATCTTGAATTTAGCcttggaaatgaaatgcaaattgGAGGATCAATCTAAATCACATTATCAACCCTTTGCCAAAATCACTGACAGATATCATTCTTTTCATCTTGGGAATGTCATAGTAATCTCTTTCCGCATGCCATGCGAAGGAGTAATACACTTAACAGCTTATCTATCTGGAaacctctttttcttttaacgaTTGCTGCTACATCTTCGCCGCGTCCTTGCGCAGGGAAAGACAATTTAGTTTTTACCCTTTTTTGTAAcgaataaagaaaacaaaaacaaaaaactggatTACCAAGCTCGCTTCAGGTTTCAGTATCGACTAACAATCGTGCAGCTGGATCATGTGCTCTGCAAGACCTGGAGTATCTATAAAAGCTTTACAGTCTGCATTCTATATTCAGAGACAAAAACGATTTCAATCAGTTCAACTCATTTTGAAGCCATTCGAATATGGATAGAGAGTTAAATATTCAAACTTAAGCTTCATAGGAAACCATAATTCTCAACTGCAACATAATACACCCTCATGTACAAGTGCACGTGATATAATGTGctttgaaatattgaaaacatcGATATTCCCTTTTCAATTTTCCTTGTCACGGAAGATTGACTGATACACTAGTCTTACTTGCCGGACATTAATCGTGTTAATGGTCAATTAGTGTCAGAAGCGAGGTGAGGTCTATtcaagagtgtgtgtgtgtgtgtgttttttttttttttttacttttaaggACGAACTTTTGTCTCAACACCATTTCATTCTGAAAAGCCCTCTGTCATCACTCATGACTGTCTACCTGGATACAAAGAGGAATATAGTCAGAGGGTTTAATGAATGCCATATAATGATAATcaggatattaaaaaaaaaatgcctgctAACTCTTTGATGACGTCAGTCCTAGTCCTGCtcattattcatattatttatctattcatttagctatctatttctttttatttaatcTATGCAcacattatctctctctctttttctccctctgtctgtctctcgCTCTGTCTGTCAGCTTttctttcgggggggggggggggggggtcgggatTGGGGTTGGATGGTGGTTGAGGCCGGAGTACCTTTATCATAACGTCCGCACAAGACGGACGTTGGTACTGTCTGTCTGTGATGGGCACTTATTCAGTCCTGCCCAGCCTTCCCCTGCACTCATGGTCTTTTGCCGGTGGGACTGCCCGCGAGTTTGGTGCCTCCGTGATGCGGGTGATCACGGACGAGTCGGCTGGGATCTTGGTGAATTCCGTGCGCGAGTTAGACGAGGAAAAGCGGACTGAGTAGCGGTTGTAATACCCTCCCTCACTGTCCCCTCGCGCACAACAGCATAAAAAACGGTTCAATGACAGACGGAACTCCTTCCAACATCTTTGCGATGTGTTGAAGTACAAGAAAATGTAGGGATTCGTGGCGGAGTTGGCTACGGCAAAGATACCAAAAAACGCTTCCACGAAGGGATTGGATGGGCCTCTGAATGTGCCAAGAAGTTCAACGATAAAGTAAGGCGTACCGCAAAgcacaaagaagaaaataataaccACGCTCATCTTCAGCGTCTTAGTTTTAGCTTTCGTGAGGGTGTTTCCAGGAGCATTGCGATTCAGctcgattttgtttttcttgctcGCTCGCTTCGACCGCTTGCCCGAAGTCTCCTGAGCTTTGTCCCAGATTTTCTTCGAGATGCGCAGGTAGGCGAATGTAACGACAAGGAAAGGAATGAGAAAAGTTATTACCGCGATGTACGTGATGTACGTGACGCGGTGCCAGGCCGGTTGGTTCCTGAACACAGAGCCACAACGTGGCTTATCCGAGCGAATGCGCTGACCCCACACGTAGAGCTGGGGTAGTGCCAGGGTTCCGGCGATGGCCCAGGATATCACGACTAGCTTCCACGCGACAAAGAACTCCTTCAAGGGCTGGAGCACGGCCTGGTGACGGTCGATGGCCATGAGCGCCAGCATGTTGGCCGATGATATGAGGGAAGCGCCCTGGAAGTACATTACCAGCTTGCACATGAAATTCCCCGCTTCCCAAGTCGATGACATTAGAATGATAGCTGTGGGCAGCATTgagaagaaacaaacagacatgtCTGCACTGGCGATGCCCAACACGATGGTGTTAACCCGAGACTTTCGTCTCCTGTTGAGGTGCATCCAAATCATCACCATGGTGTTACCAACCACGCCCAATGCGAACAACACCCACAGACTCCATATCTGTATGGTGCTGACTAGCTTCATCATGTTGCGCGTCTTGTCCGAGTCCGCGGCCAGGGTGGTGTTTGAGGCTTCCGTGGTGTACGGGTCGGGATCCTGCATCCAGTCCGTGAGCTCCATAGCTGCCGAGGGAGGGGTCATTATAAGGGAAGGCATCCTAGCCGTACTCCGGCAAGCTAGTCCAGGCTAGCACGTCTCCGCACTGTATCTGCAGGAAAGAGcataagaagagaaaagagaCCCGTTCAAGTACTGTATTTCAAGGAACACCTTAACATTCCTTCACAGGGTTATATTTTTCAAGATATATAAGTAAAAGCAAGACCACACAAAAAGCCACACTAGATGTTCTTGTGTAGCTAAATTGTGTGCAGCTAATTCTGATTAAACTCGGAATAATCTTTTAAAGTTACAGGGGTACGCTAGACATAAAGCTTTATTTCACTGTTGGATTTCAGGGAAGACAAAAAGTTAAGATGGAAACCATAGAATTGAGACGTGGGGTCCATGAGTTGGACAGTAATAATGAAGATTGTTAGGGACTAACGGGTCCTTGAATAACATTTTCTGCGAATAATGAGCAATTAGACATTAATAACTACTCAAAGCCCTTCTCATTTTGTTGTTTCTGGCTGAGGACTGTTCCAACCTTTCGATCAGAGCAGGAAAAGTTACCACTTTCCGTTTCAGTgtagtttgtttcatttcttcacCTATACAAATAAAATTGATTATTATCTAAGATGATTACTAAAACAGATTTGAGTTCAAACCATCTTTTCCCCCAAAGACTCTCTATACCATGCTAACTGGCACTATTTTGTCTCATTTTCCATTTCCTTGACGGATCAAGAGCTATAAGGCAAAACATGCCAACTTATGACAGGTAAACATATAATCATAACCTGAATAAATTAATTGTAGTTGtgatgattatgaaaaaaaatatatatatggtcACTTCCAAGTCCGAAAAATATATCACAGCAAAGTCTCTACGTATCCTAATTGATTCATGGAGCTCAGAACAGAAGCAGACTTCGTAAAAGTGATAAATAAAACACGCACTCATGAACGCCCGCACGCGCACGTACACACAATAAGCAAGATGGCTGCCTTTCCAGCGCTATCCAGTGTTGAACCGAGAGA includes these proteins:
- the LOC140231327 gene encoding cardioacceleratory peptide receptor-like, which translates into the protein MPSLIMTPPSAAMELTDWMQDPDPYTTEASNTTLAADSDKTRNMMKLVSTIQIWSLWVLFALGVVGNTMVMIWMHLNRRRKSRVNTIVLGIASADMSVCFFSMLPTAIILMSSTWEAGNFMCKLVMYFQGASLISSANMLALMAIDRHQAVLQPLKEFFVAWKLVVISWAIAGTLALPQLYVWGQRIRSDKPRCGSVFRNQPAWHRVTYITYIAVITFLIPFLVVTFAYLRISKKIWDKAQETSGKRSKRASKKNKIELNRNAPGNTLTKAKTKTLKMSVVIIFFFVLCGTPYFIVELLGTFRGPSNPFVEAFFGIFAVANSATNPYIFLYFNTSQRCWKEFRLSLNRFLCCCARGDSEGGYYNRYSVRFSSSNSRTEFTKIPADSSVITRITEAPNSRAVPPAKDHECRGRLGRTE